The Enterobacter asburiae genome window below encodes:
- the rsxC gene encoding electron transport complex subunit RsxC, translating to MLKLFSAFRKEKIWDFDGGIHPPEMKTQSNGTPLRQIPLATRYVMPLKQHIGAEGELCVKEGDTVLRGQPLTFGRGRMLPIHAPTSGKVVAIAPHTVAHPSGLSELSVIIEADGEDRWIDRDGWSDYRSQSREALIERIHQFGVAGLGGAGFPTGVKLRGGGDNIQTLIINAAECEPYITADDRLMQDCAAQVVEGIRILAHILQPREVLIGIEDNKPQAISMLRAVLAGSHDISLRVIPTKYPSGGAKQLTQILTGKQVPHGGRSSDIGVLMQNVGTAYAVKRAVIDGEPLTERVVTLTGESVSRPGNVWARLGTPVRHLLEQAEFCPASDQMVIMGGPLMGFTLPWLDVPVVKITNCLLAPSPTEMGEEQEEKGCIRCSACADACPADLLPQQLYWYSKGQLHDKAKSHNLADCIECGACAWVCPSNIPLVQYFRQEKAEIYAISMEEKRAAEAKARFEARQARLEREKIARQERHKQAAVQPVGKDQDAINAALARVREKKADAAQTVVIQAGEKPDNSEAIAAREARKAAARARQAEKAQTVQADTEVDPRKAAVEAAIARAKARKSGEQSVVIEQDAVDPRKAAVEAAIARAKARKAAQQAPAAVSEAEAPPVDPRKAAVEAAIARAKARKAAQQAPEAASEAEAPPVDPRKAAVEAAIARAKARKAAQQEEQPQAANDDPRKAAVAVAIARVQAKKAAQQAVNED from the coding sequence ATGCTTAAGTTATTTTCTGCTTTCAGAAAAGAGAAGATTTGGGACTTTGACGGCGGTATTCATCCACCGGAAATGAAAACCCAGTCCAACGGCACGCCGCTGCGTCAAATTCCGCTGGCGACGCGTTACGTCATGCCGCTCAAGCAGCATATTGGCGCTGAGGGCGAGCTGTGCGTGAAAGAAGGCGATACGGTTCTTCGCGGTCAGCCGCTAACCTTTGGCCGTGGACGCATGCTGCCGATACACGCCCCCACCTCCGGTAAAGTGGTGGCGATTGCCCCTCATACGGTGGCTCATCCATCCGGGCTGTCGGAGCTGAGCGTGATCATTGAAGCCGACGGCGAAGACCGCTGGATCGATCGTGACGGCTGGAGCGACTACCGCAGCCAGAGCCGCGAAGCGCTTATCGAGCGAATTCATCAGTTCGGCGTCGCCGGGCTGGGCGGCGCGGGCTTCCCGACCGGCGTCAAGCTGCGCGGCGGGGGCGATAACATCCAGACGTTGATTATCAATGCCGCCGAGTGCGAGCCGTACATCACCGCAGACGATCGTCTGATGCAGGATTGCGCCGCTCAGGTGGTGGAAGGAATCCGAATCCTTGCGCACATTCTGCAGCCGCGGGAAGTGCTGATTGGTATCGAAGACAATAAGCCGCAGGCCATCTCGATGCTGCGCGCCGTGCTGGCGGGCAGTCATGATATTAGCCTGCGCGTTATCCCGACCAAGTACCCTTCTGGCGGCGCAAAACAGCTGACGCAAATTCTCACCGGCAAGCAGGTGCCGCACGGCGGACGCTCTTCGGATATTGGCGTGCTGATGCAAAACGTCGGCACCGCCTATGCGGTGAAACGCGCGGTGATTGACGGCGAGCCGTTGACCGAGCGCGTGGTGACGCTGACCGGCGAGTCGGTTTCCCGTCCGGGCAACGTCTGGGCGCGTCTGGGTACGCCGGTGCGCCATCTGCTGGAACAGGCTGAATTTTGCCCGGCCAGCGACCAGATGGTGATCATGGGCGGCCCGCTGATGGGCTTTACGCTGCCGTGGCTGGACGTTCCGGTAGTGAAAATCACGAACTGTCTGCTCGCCCCTTCCCCAACCGAAATGGGTGAAGAACAGGAAGAGAAAGGCTGCATCCGCTGCAGCGCCTGTGCCGATGCCTGCCCGGCGGATCTCCTCCCGCAGCAGCTGTACTGGTACAGCAAAGGCCAGCTGCACGACAAGGCAAAATCCCATAACCTGGCCGACTGCATTGAATGCGGTGCCTGCGCCTGGGTCTGCCCAAGCAACATTCCGCTGGTGCAATACTTCCGCCAGGAGAAGGCCGAGATTTATGCCATTTCCATGGAAGAAAAACGCGCCGCGGAAGCCAAGGCACGTTTCGAAGCGCGTCAGGCGCGACTGGAGCGCGAAAAAATCGCCCGTCAGGAACGCCACAAGCAGGCCGCCGTTCAGCCTGTCGGGAAAGATCAGGACGCGATCAACGCCGCACTGGCTCGCGTTCGCGAGAAAAAAGCCGATGCCGCCCAGACGGTGGTGATCCAGGCCGGGGAAAAACCGGATAACAGCGAAGCGATTGCCGCCCGCGAAGCGCGAAAGGCTGCGGCTCGCGCGCGTCAGGCGGAAAAAGCGCAAACGGTTCAGGCAGATACTGAGGTCGACCCGCGTAAAGCGGCCGTTGAAGCGGCGATTGCCCGCGCCAAAGCCCGCAAGTCGGGTGAGCAAAGCGTGGTCATCGAGCAGGATGCGGTCGATCCGCGCAAAGCGGCCGTCGAAGCGGCAATTGCCCGGGCCAAAGCCCGTAAGGCTGCGCAGCAGGCACCAGCGGCAGTATCAGAAGCAGAAGCGCCACCGGTCGACCCGCGCAAAGCGGCCGTTGAAGCGGCTATAGCCCGGGCCAAAGCCCGTAAGGCTGCGCAGCAGGCGCCAGAGGCAGCATCAGAAGCAGAAGCACCACCGGTCGACCCGCGCAAAGCCGCCGTCGAAGCGGCGATTGCCCGCGCCAAAGCCCGTAAGGCGGCGCAACAGGAAGAGCAGCCGCAGGCCGCCAACGATGACCCGCGCAAGGCCGCCGTCGCCGTCGCCATTGCGCGCGTTCAGGCGAAGAAAGCCGCACAGCAAGCCGTAAACGAGGATTAA
- the rsxD gene encoding electron transport complex subunit RsxD, giving the protein MVFRIASSPYTHNQRQTSRIMMLVCLAALPGIAVQCWFFGWGTLFQIALGCASAVAAEALVLKLRKMAVSRILADNSALLTGLLLAISIPPFAPWWMVVLGTVFAVIIAKQLYGGLGHNPFNPAMIGYVVLLISFPVQMTSWLPPHEIAATVPGFMDALHVIFTGHTALGADMNALRMGVDGISQATPLDTFKTSLHAGHSVEQIMKSAIYSGMLAGAGWQWVNLAYLLGGLFLLQQKAIRWHIPVSFLVTLTVCATLGWVFSPESLASPQMHLLSGATMLGAFFILTDPVTASTTNRGRLIFGALAGLLVWLIRSFGGYPDGVAFAVLLANITVPLIDYYTRPRVYGHR; this is encoded by the coding sequence ATGGTTTTCAGAATCGCAAGTTCCCCCTACACCCACAACCAGCGGCAGACATCGCGCATTATGATGCTGGTCTGCCTGGCCGCGCTGCCGGGCATTGCCGTTCAGTGCTGGTTTTTCGGCTGGGGAACCCTGTTCCAGATAGCCCTGGGCTGCGCCAGCGCCGTCGCGGCGGAAGCACTCGTCCTGAAATTGCGTAAGATGGCGGTTTCACGCATTCTTGCCGACAACTCCGCGCTGCTGACCGGCCTGCTGCTGGCCATCAGTATCCCGCCTTTCGCCCCATGGTGGATGGTGGTCCTTGGTACCGTGTTTGCCGTGATCATTGCCAAACAGCTGTACGGCGGGCTCGGTCATAACCCGTTTAACCCGGCGATGATTGGCTACGTGGTGCTGCTGATCTCCTTCCCGGTGCAGATGACCAGCTGGCTGCCGCCGCACGAGATTGCCGCCACTGTTCCGGGCTTTATGGATGCCCTGCACGTGATCTTTACCGGCCATACGGCGCTCGGGGCTGATATGAACGCGCTGCGCATGGGCGTGGACGGCATCAGTCAGGCGACGCCTCTCGATACCTTTAAAACGTCCTTGCATGCCGGGCACAGCGTTGAGCAGATCATGAAATCCGCGATTTACAGCGGCATGCTGGCGGGTGCAGGCTGGCAGTGGGTCAACCTGGCGTATCTGCTGGGCGGCCTGTTCCTGCTGCAGCAGAAAGCCATTCGCTGGCATATTCCGGTCAGCTTCCTCGTGACGCTGACGGTTTGCGCGACGCTGGGATGGGTCTTCTCTCCTGAATCACTCGCCAGCCCGCAGATGCATTTGCTCTCCGGTGCGACCATGCTAGGTGCCTTCTTTATCCTGACGGACCCGGTCACTGCGTCAACGACTAACCGCGGCCGCCTGATCTTCGGCGCGCTGGCGGGCCTGCTGGTATGGCTGATCCGCAGCTTTGGCGGTTACCCGGACGGCGTTGCGTTTGCCGTCCTGCTCGCCAACATTACCGTTCCGCTCATCGACTATTACACGCGTCCGCGCGTGTACGGACATCGCTAA
- the pdxY gene encoding pyridoxal kinase PdxY, which produces MKNILAIQSHVVFGHAGNSAAEFPMRRLGVNVWPLNTVQFSNHTQYGKWTGCVMPPSHLTEVVQGIADIDQLKRCDAVLSGYLGSAEQGERILGIVRQVKAANPSAKYFCDPVMGHPEKGCIVAPGVAEFHVRHALPASDIIAPNLVELEILCERPVNSVEEAVSASRELIAQGPEVVLVKHLARAGLSQDRFEMLLVTKDDAWHISRPLVDFGLRQPVGVGDVTSGLLLVKLLQGATMRDALEHVTAAVYEIMIATKEMQEYELQVVAAQDRIAKPEHYFSATRL; this is translated from the coding sequence ATGAAGAACATCCTCGCCATTCAGTCCCACGTTGTTTTTGGACACGCTGGCAATAGCGCCGCGGAATTCCCGATGCGTCGCCTCGGCGTCAACGTCTGGCCCCTTAATACCGTGCAGTTCTCTAACCACACGCAATACGGCAAATGGACCGGCTGCGTGATGCCGCCTTCGCACCTCACCGAGGTTGTGCAGGGGATTGCCGATATCGACCAGCTCAAACGCTGTGACGCCGTGCTGAGCGGTTACCTCGGCTCAGCGGAGCAGGGGGAGCGTATCCTCGGCATCGTACGCCAGGTGAAAGCCGCAAACCCGTCGGCAAAATACTTCTGCGACCCCGTCATGGGCCATCCGGAGAAAGGCTGCATCGTGGCACCAGGCGTAGCAGAGTTTCACGTCCGCCACGCGCTGCCCGCCAGCGATATCATCGCGCCAAACCTGGTCGAACTCGAAATTCTCTGCGAGCGTCCGGTTAACAGCGTTGAAGAGGCGGTAAGCGCGTCTCGTGAGCTGATCGCTCAGGGGCCTGAGGTGGTGCTGGTAAAACATCTCGCCCGCGCAGGGTTGAGCCAGGACCGTTTTGAGATGCTTCTGGTAACGAAAGATGACGCCTGGCATATTAGCCGTCCGCTGGTGGATTTCGGCCTGCGCCAGCCGGTTGGGGTCGGGGATGTCACCAGCGGTCTGCTGCTGGTGAAATTACTGCAGGGGGCGACGATGCGCGACGCGCTGGAGCACGTTACCGCGGCGGTGTACGAAATCATGATTGCGACGAAAGAGATGCAGGAATATGAACTGCAGGTGGTTGCGGCACAGGATCGTATCGCGAAGCCGGAGCACTATTTCAGCGCAACCCGGTTATAA
- the rsxB gene encoding electron transport complex subunit RsxB, whose translation MNAIWIAIASISVLGLVFGLILGYASRRFAVEDDPVVEKIDELLPQSQCGQCGYPGCRPYAEAVGIQGEKINRCAPGGEAVMLKIAALLNVDPQPVDGDAEVQEPVRALAVIDEANCIGCTKCIQACPVDAIVGATRAMHTVVADLCTGCNLCVAPCPTQCIELRPVATTTESWKWDLQTIPVRIIPVEQHA comes from the coding sequence ATGAATGCTATCTGGATTGCCATCGCCTCTATCAGCGTCCTGGGGTTGGTGTTTGGCCTTATCCTGGGTTACGCCTCCCGCCGTTTCGCGGTAGAGGACGATCCCGTTGTTGAAAAAATTGATGAGCTTTTGCCGCAAAGCCAGTGCGGGCAGTGCGGCTACCCGGGCTGCCGTCCCTACGCTGAAGCGGTAGGCATTCAGGGTGAAAAAATTAACCGCTGCGCCCCCGGCGGCGAAGCGGTGATGCTGAAAATTGCGGCCCTGCTCAACGTCGATCCGCAGCCCGTTGATGGCGATGCGGAGGTGCAGGAGCCGGTCCGTGCCCTGGCCGTGATCGACGAAGCCAACTGCATCGGCTGTACCAAATGTATTCAGGCCTGCCCGGTTGACGCCATTGTTGGCGCCACCCGCGCCATGCACACCGTTGTGGCGGATCTGTGCACCGGCTGTAACCTCTGCGTGGCCCCCTGTCCGACGCAATGTATTGAGCTGCGCCCGGTTGCAACGACTACCGAAAGCTGGAAGTGGGATCTTCAAACCATTCCGGTTCGCATCATTCCTGTGGAACAACATGCTTAA
- the gstA gene encoding glutathione transferase GstA, translating to MKLFYKPGACSLASHITLRESGKDFTLDGVDLMKKRLENGDDFLAINPKGQVPALLLDDGTLLTEGVAIMQFLADSVPDRQLLAPVSTVSRYKTLEWLNYIAAELHKGFTPLFRPDTPEEFKPTLRALLEKKLHYVNESLKDEQWICGSRFTIADAYLFTVLRWARAVKLNLEGLDHIASYMKRMTERPAVAAALKAEGLN from the coding sequence ATGAAACTGTTCTACAAACCGGGCGCGTGCTCTCTTGCTTCCCATATCACCCTGCGCGAGAGCGGCAAAGATTTCACGCTGGATGGCGTTGATCTGATGAAAAAGCGTCTGGAAAATGGCGATGATTTTCTTGCCATTAACCCCAAGGGACAAGTTCCGGCTCTCTTGCTGGATGACGGTACTCTGCTGACCGAAGGCGTCGCGATTATGCAGTTCCTGGCCGATAGCGTACCCGATCGTCAGCTGCTGGCACCGGTCAGTACCGTTTCTCGCTATAAGACGCTGGAATGGCTGAACTACATTGCGGCCGAACTGCACAAAGGATTTACGCCGTTGTTCCGCCCGGATACGCCAGAGGAGTTCAAACCGACCCTGCGTGCGCTTCTTGAGAAAAAGCTGCACTACGTTAACGAATCGCTGAAAGACGAACAGTGGATTTGTGGTTCGCGCTTCACGATCGCCGATGCGTATCTGTTTACCGTGCTGCGCTGGGCGCGCGCGGTTAAGCTGAACCTGGAAGGGTTAGACCATATCGCATCGTATATGAAACGCATGACAGAGCGTCCTGCAGTAGCTGCGGCGCTGAAAGCGGAAGGGTTGAACTAA
- the rsxA gene encoding electron transport complex subunit RsxA, which produces MTDYLLLFVGTVLVNNFVLVKFLGLCPFMGVSKKLETAMGMGLATTFVMTMASICAWLIDTWILIPLGLIYLRTLAFILVIAVVVQFTEMVVRKTSPALYRLLGIFLPLITTNCAVLGVALLNINLGHNFMQSALYGFSAAVGFSFVMVLFASIRERLAAADIPAPFRGNAIALVTAGLMSLAFMGFSGLVKL; this is translated from the coding sequence ATGACCGATTACTTACTGCTCTTTGTCGGCACCGTGCTGGTTAACAACTTCGTTCTGGTGAAGTTCCTTGGCCTGTGCCCGTTTATGGGCGTGTCCAAAAAGCTGGAAACGGCGATGGGCATGGGGCTGGCGACGACCTTCGTCATGACGATGGCGTCCATCTGCGCGTGGTTGATTGATACCTGGATCCTCATCCCGCTGGGGTTAATCTACCTTCGTACGCTGGCTTTTATTCTGGTCATTGCAGTTGTTGTGCAATTTACTGAGATGGTGGTGCGTAAAACCAGCCCGGCCCTCTATCGCCTGCTGGGTATCTTCCTGCCGCTGATCACCACCAACTGCGCCGTTCTCGGCGTTGCGCTGCTGAACATCAACCTTGGCCATAACTTCATGCAGTCGGCGCTGTACGGTTTTTCCGCCGCCGTCGGTTTCTCATTTGTTATGGTCCTGTTCGCGTCGATTCGCGAGCGTCTGGCGGCAGCGGATATCCCTGCTCCCTTCCGCGGTAACGCGATTGCGCTGGTGACCGCGGGTTTAATGTCTCTGGCCTTTATGGGCTTTAGTGGTCTGGTGAAGTTGTAA
- a CDS encoding electron transport complex subunit E, translating to MSQVKEVIVQGLWKNNSALVQLLGMCPLLAVTSTATNALGLGLATTLVLTLTNLSISALRRWTPSEIRIPIYVMIIASVVSIVQMLINAYAFGLYQSLGIFIPLIVTNCIVVGRAEAFAVKNSPAMSALDGFSIGMGATCAMFVLGSLREILGNGTLFDGADALLGGWAKALRVEVFHTDTPFLLAMLPPGAFIGLGMMLAIKYLIDEKRKRRAAERGVLEGTPEKAS from the coding sequence ATGAGCCAGGTTAAAGAGGTTATTGTCCAGGGATTGTGGAAGAACAACTCCGCTCTGGTGCAGCTTCTGGGGATGTGTCCACTGCTGGCGGTAACGTCCACCGCCACCAACGCGCTCGGTCTGGGCCTGGCAACCACGCTGGTGCTGACCCTGACCAACCTCTCCATCTCCGCCCTGCGCCGCTGGACGCCGTCGGAAATTCGTATTCCGATTTACGTCATGATCATTGCGTCGGTGGTCAGTATCGTCCAGATGCTGATTAACGCCTACGCGTTTGGCCTGTACCAGTCGCTCGGGATCTTTATTCCCCTGATCGTCACCAACTGTATCGTCGTTGGCCGTGCGGAAGCGTTCGCGGTGAAAAACAGCCCCGCCATGTCGGCGCTGGATGGTTTTTCCATTGGAATGGGCGCCACCTGCGCCATGTTCGTGCTGGGCTCGCTGCGCGAGATCCTCGGTAACGGTACGCTGTTTGACGGCGCAGATGCGCTGCTGGGCGGCTGGGCCAAAGCGCTGCGCGTTGAAGTGTTCCACACCGATACGCCATTCCTGCTGGCGATGCTGCCCCCTGGCGCGTTTATTGGCCTTGGCATGATGCTGGCGATAAAATATCTGATTGATGAGAAACGTAAGCGCCGCGCGGCTGAGCGTGGCGTTCTGGAAGGGACACCCGAGAAGGCTTCATGA
- the rsxG gene encoding electron transport complex subunit RsxG, protein MLKTMQKHGVTLAVFAAVLTGLTALVNALTKTTIEEQASKQQKALFDQVIPSDFYDNDLQKSCFVVDAPQLGKGPHRLFIARKGDKPVGAVMEATAPDGYSGAIQLLVGSDFSGTILGTRVTQHHETPGLGDKIETRLSDWILHFAGKVIHGEGDTAFAVKKDGGEFDQFTGATITPRAVVNAVKRAGLYAETLPAQINNLPACEE, encoded by the coding sequence ATGTTAAAAACGATGCAAAAACACGGCGTCACGCTGGCTGTCTTCGCCGCGGTCCTGACGGGGCTGACGGCACTGGTGAATGCGTTAACCAAAACGACCATCGAAGAGCAGGCTTCAAAGCAGCAAAAGGCGCTGTTCGATCAGGTGATCCCGTCAGATTTCTACGATAATGACCTGCAAAAGAGCTGCTTTGTGGTAGACGCGCCGCAGCTTGGGAAAGGCCCGCACCGCCTCTTTATTGCCCGCAAAGGGGATAAACCGGTAGGCGCGGTGATGGAAGCGACGGCGCCCGACGGCTATTCCGGCGCCATTCAGCTGCTTGTCGGCAGCGATTTCTCCGGCACAATACTGGGTACCCGCGTGACGCAGCATCATGAAACGCCGGGCCTGGGCGATAAAATTGAAACCCGTCTGAGCGACTGGATTTTGCACTTCGCCGGTAAAGTTATCCATGGCGAAGGGGATACCGCATTTGCGGTGAAGAAAGACGGCGGCGAGTTCGACCAGTTCACCGGCGCGACCATCACGCCGCGCGCCGTGGTGAACGCCGTAAAACGAGCCGGGCTGTATGCCGAAACGCTGCCCGCGCAAATCAACAATCTTCCGGCCTGTGAGGAGTAA
- the tyrS gene encoding tyrosine--tRNA ligase — protein MASSNLIKQLQERGLVAQVTDEEALAERLAQGPIALYCGFDPTADSLHLGHLVPLLCLKRFQMAGHKPVALVGGATGLIGDPSFKAAERKLNTEDTVQEWVDKIRKQVAPFLDFNCGDNSAIAANNYDWFGSMNVLTFLRDIGKHFSVNQMINKEAVKQRLNRDDQGISFTEFSYNLLQGYDFACLNKLHGVSLQIGGSDQWGNITSGIDLTRRLHQNQVFGLTVPLITKADGTKFGKTEGGAVWLDPKKTSPYKFYQFWINTADADVYRFLKFFTFMDIEEINALEEEDKNSGKAPRAQYVLADEVTKLVHGEEGLAAAKRITASLFNGTLSDLSEADFEQLAQDGVPMVEMDKGADLMQALVDSELQPSRGQARKTIASNAITINGEKQADPEYTFVDDDRLYGRYTLLRRGKKNYCLVCWK, from the coding sequence ATGGCAAGCAGTAACTTGATTAAACAATTGCAAGAGCGGGGCCTCGTGGCCCAGGTGACGGACGAGGAAGCGTTAGCAGAGCGACTGGCGCAAGGCCCGATCGCGCTCTATTGCGGCTTCGATCCCACCGCTGACAGCTTGCATTTGGGGCATCTTGTTCCATTGTTATGCCTGAAACGCTTCCAGATGGCGGGCCATAAGCCTGTTGCGCTGGTGGGCGGCGCGACCGGTCTGATTGGTGACCCAAGCTTTAAAGCCGCTGAGCGTAAACTGAATACCGAAGATACCGTGCAGGAGTGGGTGGATAAGATCCGCAAACAGGTTGCACCGTTCCTCGACTTCAACTGTGGTGATAACTCTGCCATTGCCGCGAACAACTACGACTGGTTTGGCAGCATGAACGTGCTGACCTTCCTGCGCGACATCGGCAAGCACTTCTCTGTTAACCAGATGATTAACAAAGAGGCCGTGAAGCAGCGTCTGAACCGTGACGACCAGGGTATCTCCTTTACCGAGTTCTCCTACAACCTGCTGCAGGGTTATGACTTTGCCTGTCTGAACAAGCTGCACGGCGTTTCCCTACAGATTGGCGGTTCCGATCAGTGGGGTAACATCACCTCCGGTATCGATCTGACCCGTCGTCTGCACCAGAACCAGGTCTTCGGCCTGACCGTTCCGCTGATCACCAAAGCCGACGGCACCAAATTTGGTAAAACCGAAGGCGGCGCGGTATGGCTCGATCCGAAGAAAACCAGCCCGTACAAGTTCTACCAGTTCTGGATCAACACGGCGGATGCCGATGTTTACCGCTTCCTGAAGTTCTTCACCTTTATGGACATCGAAGAGATCAACGCGCTGGAAGAAGAAGACAAGAACAGCGGTAAAGCGCCGCGCGCCCAGTACGTGCTGGCGGACGAAGTGACCAAACTGGTTCACGGTGAAGAAGGTCTGGCTGCGGCAAAACGCATTACCGCAAGCCTGTTCAACGGTACCCTGAGCGATCTGAGCGAAGCGGACTTCGAACAGCTGGCGCAGGACGGCGTGCCGATGGTTGAGATGGATAAAGGGGCTGACCTGATGCAGGCGCTGGTGGACTCTGAGCTCCAGCCTTCGCGCGGTCAGGCGCGTAAAACTATCGCCTCTAACGCTATCACCATCAACGGTGAGAAACAGGCTGACCCGGAATACACCTTCGTTGACGATGATCGTCTGTATGGTCGCTACACGCTGCTGCGTCGCGGTAAGAAAAACTACTGCCTTGTCTGCTGGAAATAA
- the dtpA gene encoding dipeptide/tripeptide permease DtpA, protein MSTANNKPTDESVSLNAFKQPKAFYLIFSIELWERFGYYGLQGIMAVYLVKQLGMSEADSITLFSSFSALVYGLVAIGGWLGDKVLGTKRVIMLGAIVLAIGYGLVAWSGHDAAVVYMGMATIAVGNGLFKANPSSLLSTCYNKDDPRLDGAFTMYYMSINIGSFFSMLATPWLAAKFGWSVAFALSFVGMLITVVNFLFCRSWVKDYGSKPDFEPVHMGKLLATIVGVVVLAAIATWLLHNQGIARAVLGVVALGIVVIFAKEAFAMQGAARRKMIVAFILMLEAIIFFVLYSQMPTSLNFFAIRNVEHSILGIAFEPEQFQALNPFWIMIGSPILAAIYNKMGDRLPMPHKFAVGMVLCSCAFLVLPLGTKFATDAGIVSVNWLILSYALQSIGELMISGLGLAMVAQLVPQRLMGFIMGSWFLTTAGAAIIAGKIANLMAVPENVTDPLLSLNVYGTVFMQIGIATAVIAVLMLLTAPKLNRMTQDDDKTAEATKTATA, encoded by the coding sequence GTGTCTACTGCAAACAATAAACCAACAGATGAAAGCGTGAGTCTCAACGCTTTTAAACAGCCTAAAGCGTTCTATCTCATCTTCTCTATTGAGTTATGGGAGCGTTTTGGTTATTACGGCCTGCAAGGGATCATGGCGGTTTACCTGGTAAAACAGCTGGGTATGTCCGAAGCCGATTCCATCACGCTGTTCTCTTCCTTCAGTGCTCTGGTGTACGGTCTGGTCGCTATTGGCGGCTGGCTGGGTGATAAAGTCCTCGGAACTAAACGCGTCATCATGCTGGGCGCCATTGTCCTGGCGATTGGCTATGGTCTGGTTGCATGGTCAGGGCATGATGCCGCTGTCGTGTATATGGGTATGGCGACGATTGCCGTCGGTAACGGTCTGTTCAAAGCGAACCCGTCCTCCCTGCTTTCTACCTGCTACAACAAAGACGATCCGCGCCTGGACGGTGCATTTACCATGTACTACATGTCCATCAACATCGGTTCGTTCTTCTCGATGCTGGCAACCCCATGGCTCGCGGCGAAGTTCGGCTGGAGCGTGGCGTTTGCGCTGAGCTTCGTGGGCATGCTGATCACCGTGGTGAACTTCCTGTTCTGCCGCAGCTGGGTTAAAGACTACGGTTCAAAACCTGACTTCGAGCCTGTGCATATGGGCAAACTGCTGGCTACCATCGTGGGCGTTGTTGTCCTCGCGGCAATCGCCACCTGGCTGCTGCACAACCAGGGTATCGCCCGTGCCGTTCTGGGCGTGGTTGCGCTGGGTATCGTGGTCATCTTTGCGAAAGAAGCCTTCGCCATGCAGGGCGCTGCCCGTCGTAAGATGATTGTGGCGTTCATTCTGATGCTGGAAGCGATTATCTTCTTCGTGCTGTATAGCCAGATGCCAACTTCCCTGAACTTCTTCGCTATCCGTAACGTTGAGCATTCAATCCTCGGTATCGCGTTCGAACCTGAGCAGTTCCAGGCGCTGAACCCGTTCTGGATCATGATTGGTTCCCCGATTCTGGCCGCTATCTATAACAAGATGGGCGACCGTCTGCCAATGCCGCACAAGTTCGCCGTGGGCATGGTGCTGTGTTCTTGCGCCTTCCTGGTGCTGCCGCTGGGTACCAAATTTGCCACCGACGCCGGTATCGTGTCCGTTAACTGGCTGATCCTGAGCTACGCGCTGCAGTCTATCGGCGAACTGATGATCTCCGGTCTGGGCCTGGCGATGGTTGCACAGCTGGTGCCACAGCGTCTGATGGGCTTCATCATGGGTAGCTGGTTCCTGACCACTGCGGGTGCGGCAATCATCGCAGGTAAGATTGCTAACCTGATGGCGGTTCCGGAAAACGTGACTGACCCACTGCTTTCCCTGAACGTGTACGGCACTGTGTTCATGCAGATTGGTATCGCTACTGCGGTTATTGCAGTTCTGATGCTGCTGACCGCGCCGAAACTGAACCGTATGACTCAGGACGACGACAAGACGGCTGAAGCAACCAAAACCGCTACCGCGTAA
- the nth gene encoding endonuclease III, translated as MNKEKRIAILTRLRDENPHPTTELNFTSPFELLIAVLLSAQATDVSVNKATALLYPVANTPKAMLELGVEGVKSYIKTIGLFNSKAENVIKTCRILLEQHGGEVPEDRAALEALPGVGRKTANVVLNTAFGWPTIAVDTHIFRVSNRTNFAPGKNVEQVEEKLLKVVPAEFKVDCHHWLILHGRYTCIARKPRCGSCIIEDLCEYKEKVYP; from the coding sequence ATGAATAAAGAAAAGCGCATTGCGATCCTGACCCGTCTGCGGGACGAGAACCCGCACCCGACGACGGAGCTGAATTTTACCTCCCCGTTTGAGCTGCTGATCGCCGTGTTGCTCTCTGCGCAGGCGACCGATGTGAGCGTCAATAAAGCCACTGCCCTGCTCTATCCGGTCGCCAATACGCCGAAAGCCATGCTGGAGCTGGGCGTGGAAGGCGTGAAGTCCTATATCAAAACCATCGGCCTGTTTAACAGCAAAGCCGAAAATGTCATTAAGACCTGCCGGATCCTGCTGGAACAGCACGGGGGTGAAGTACCGGAAGATCGCGCCGCGCTGGAAGCCTTACCGGGCGTGGGGCGTAAGACTGCGAACGTGGTGCTCAACACCGCGTTTGGCTGGCCGACCATCGCCGTGGATACGCATATTTTCCGCGTGTCTAACCGGACTAACTTCGCGCCGGGGAAAAATGTTGAGCAGGTCGAAGAGAAGCTGTTAAAGGTGGTTCCAGCCGAATTTAAGGTTGATTGCCATCACTGGCTGATTCTGCACGGTCGCTATACCTGCATTGCCCGTAAGCCTCGCTGCGGCTCCTGCATTATTGAAGATCTCTGCGAATACAAAGAAAAAGTGTATCCCTGA